GCCAGATCATCGGAAAAAACATCAATTACTACGAAATTTACAATGCCTCAGAAGGCTTCTTTGGTATTCAGGACAGATCAAATAGTGACGAAATGCTTTTGATGCTGGATTATGGTATTTTCTACGAATTCATTCCTATGGATAAATTCCATTTCTCGAATCCACCGGTTGTAAGTCTTGAAGATGTTGAAGTCGGAAAAAATTACGCCATGGTCATTACCACCAATGGAGGATTATGGAGGTATCTCATCGGTGATACGGTTGTCTTTACATCCGTTAATCCGTTCAGGGTAAAAATTTCAGGAAGAACCAAACATTATATTAATGCTTTTGGAGAAGAATTAATGATCACCAATGTGGAGCTTGCACTTACAAAAGCCTGTGAACAGACAAATGCAGCCATTACAGATTTTACAGGAGCTCCTGTTTTCATGAAAGAAAATGAAAGCGGTGCTCATGAATGGATTTTTGAATTCAGTAAAAAGCCGGACGATCTCGACTGTTTTATCAATGCCTTCGATGAATGCCTGAAGGCAATTAATTCGGATTATGAAGCGAAGAGGTATAATAATATTACATTAAAAAAACCCATTGTTCATATAGCCAAACCCAATTTGTTCTATTCGTGGCTGGAGTCCAAAGGAAAGCTCGGGGGACAAAACAAGGTACCAAGACTCAGCAATGACCGGGAATATATAGACCCTTTATTAGAACTCAATAAGAATTAATAAAAAAACCGCAGTTTTTACTGCGGTTCTTTTTTATTTGCTTTTCAGATCTTCTTTTAATTTTTTAGCTCCCTCTTCTACTTTTCCGGCGCCTTTAGCTGCAGCATCCTTTACATCCTGTCCAAGCTCCTTCGCCCCTGCCTTAATATCTTTTCCAGCTTCATTAAGGTCTGCTTTTGCCTTATGCGCTGCATTATCTATTTTATCTCCGGTAGCATCCACTTTAGCTTTAACGTCTTCTTTTGCCTTGTTAATTTTAGTAGTATCTACAATATCTGCCGGGCTTTGCGTCACTGTAGTGCTGGTTGTTGTAATAGATCCGTCCGGATTTTCAACCTGCTCAGTTTTTGTTGTCGATTTGGTGCAGGACACGACCAATCCGGCTACCATAAGTGCTGTTACAATTTGTTTTTTCATATTGATATTTTTTAAGAATGTATTCAAATTTATGAAAACTTCCGTATAGTTTTCATTGTTCAGGGAGAAGTTTTTCCTGCTTCCTCTTTCGCCTTTCCTTCTTTTTCCTTACTCTTTTTCTCCTCTTCCTGTTTCTTTTTATTTTCTTTTTCCAGCTCCTGTTTAATACGTTCCTCTTCCTTTTGGATTCTCAGAGCCTCTTTTAAAGAATCCTGATATTTCTGGGAAGACATTCTGATCTTTCTTGCAATATCTACGGATATGGCACCATTAGAAAAGGAATCAATGGCAGTTGTATCATAATCCACTTTCGTCACCTGATCCGCCTCAACACGAACAGGTTCTCTTTTAGAACAGGAAGTAATCAGAATAGAAAAAACCGCTGCTAAAAAAAATACATTTTTCATGGAACTAATTTAACAGAAATTCCGCAATTACAGGATAGTGATCTGATAATTTTACGGACTGATCTATTTTATAGCTTATGGGTCTTATGTCTTTAGAGGTGAAAATATAATCGATTCTCAAAGGAACTTTATAATCATGAAAACTGGTAGAAATACCATTCCCGACTGTTAAAAAAGCATCATCCAGATTTTTCCCAAGATTATAATATTCATAAGAATTAGGCACAGAATTAAAGTCGCCCGCCAGTATAACCGGATAAGGAGAAAAGTCGATTGCTTTTCTGATCTTTTTTATCTGATCTTCATGAGCCCTGAATGTGGGTGTCATGTGAGAAAGAAGAAGATGGAGTTTATTAGATCCTTTTCCAAGACTATTAAAATCAAACATCGATTTGTTCAGACGGAATGGTTCAAGATATACATTTACTATTCGTATGATTTTTCCATTAATATCAATATCCGCATAAAAAGAATTTCCTCTTGATTTATCTTCAATTAACTCTTCCTGTCTTACAATTTTATGTTTTGTCTTCAGGCTCACTACCGGATACTTAATCATATCTTTTCGTATTGCCCGGTTTGTATCTTTTTCCTGAACAAGAATAATATCAGCATTCTGATCCTTGATATATTTTGATACTTTATCCCAGCCAAACTCACCATATTTCACATTGAATGTCAATATTTTAACATCCCGTATTGATTTATAGTTTTCAGTTTTAGGAGAAAAGTTCACCCATCGTCTTATGGGATTATAAAAAACAAGAGTGCTTAACAGAAAAACAATGGCGATTTTATTTCTTTTAACGATCCAGACCAGCGTTAATAAAATATGTAATAAAATTAAATAGGGAAACCCTAATGAAAGAAGATTCAAGCCCCCAATAATGTTGGGCGGTATCCATGCATTCCCTAAGGTGCACAGTAATAATACGATAATTGCAATATGCAAAAACAACAATATCTGGTTCGGCTTCATGAAAAAAACGGTCTAGTCTTTTTTTAATCAAAAATCCTACCAATATGAAAAGCTTTAACGTATTTTATGAATATTATTTTTTTAATTTGAAAGTTGCAACCACCGGATAATGATCTGAAATTCTGACAGAACGGTCAACTTTATAACTTAGAGGTTGTATGGATTCCGATGTAAAAACGTAGTCGATTCGTATCGGGAATTTGTAGTCATGAAAGCTGGTAGCACTTCCTCTACCTGCTTCTACAAAGGCATCTTTTAACCCTTTTCCAAGATGGTAATACTCGTAAGAGTTAGGCACAGAATTGAAGTCACCTACTAATATTACCGGATAAGGAGACTCGTCAATCCCTTTTCTTACCGCAGCAACCTGATCCTGGTGCATTTTGAA
The sequence above is drawn from the Chryseobacterium daecheongense genome and encodes:
- a CDS encoding endonuclease/exonuclease/phosphatase family protein, which codes for MKPNQILLFLHIAIIVLLLCTLGNAWIPPNIIGGLNLLSLGFPYLILLHILLTLVWIVKRNKIAIVFLLSTLVFYNPIRRWVNFSPKTENYKSIRDVKILTFNVKYGEFGWDKVSKYIKDQNADIILVQEKDTNRAIRKDMIKYPVVSLKTKHKIVRQEELIEDKSRGNSFYADIDINGKIIRIVNVYLEPFRLNKSMFDFNSLGKGSNKLHLLLSHMTPTFRAHEDQIKKIRKAIDFSPYPVILAGDFNSVPNSYEYYNLGKNLDDAFLTVGNGISTSFHDYKVPLRIDYIFTSKDIRPISYKIDQSVKLSDHYPVIAEFLLN